A window from Brucella sp. BE17 encodes these proteins:
- the panC gene encoding pantoate--beta-alanine ligase: protein MQIVHSIEELRKALEPLRRQGKRIGLVPTMGYLHKGHLELVRRARDENDVSVVSIFVNPLQFGANEDLARYPRDLERDSTLLRDAHVDFIFAPSVSDMYPRPMLTVVDVPKLGSRLEGEARPGHFAGVATVVSKLFNIVGPDAAYFGEKDFQQLVIIRRMADDMAIPVRVVGVETVREADDLACSSRNVYLTPEERVAARIVPKALDEAERLHRSGVRDPEQFEEALRRFISTEPLAKAEVVAVCDPETLERVKEEGPMLVALFVRFGTTRLLDNRVVGKV from the coding sequence GTGCAGATCGTTCACAGCATCGAGGAGCTGCGCAAGGCGCTTGAACCGTTGCGCAGGCAGGGCAAGCGCATTGGCCTTGTGCCCACCATGGGGTATCTGCACAAGGGACATCTTGAACTGGTGCGCCGGGCGCGGGATGAAAACGATGTGAGCGTGGTGTCGATCTTCGTCAACCCGCTGCAATTCGGCGCTAATGAAGATCTTGCCCGATATCCCCGCGATCTGGAACGTGACTCCACGCTTTTGCGCGATGCGCATGTTGATTTTATCTTTGCGCCCTCCGTCAGTGACATGTATCCGCGCCCGATGCTGACCGTGGTCGATGTGCCGAAACTGGGAAGCCGTCTGGAAGGCGAGGCGCGGCCTGGCCACTTTGCAGGCGTTGCGACGGTGGTCAGCAAGCTTTTCAACATCGTCGGACCTGATGCCGCCTATTTCGGGGAAAAGGATTTTCAGCAACTCGTCATCATCCGCCGCATGGCGGACGACATGGCGATTCCAGTGCGTGTGGTTGGTGTCGAAACTGTGCGCGAAGCCGACGATCTCGCCTGTTCATCGCGTAATGTCTATCTTACGCCGGAAGAACGGGTTGCAGCGCGCATTGTACCAAAAGCCCTTGATGAGGCAGAGCGGCTGCATCGTTCAGGTGTCAGGGATCCTGAACAGTTTGAAGAAGCGCTGCGGCGCTTTATCTCAACAGAACCGCTTGCGAAAGCCGAAGTCGTCGCGGTTTGCGATCCAGAAACACTAGAACGTGTAAAAGAAGAAGGCCCAATGCTTGTCGCTCTGTTCGTGCGCTTCGGCACCACGCGGCTTCTCGATAATCGCGTTGTCGGAAAGGTTTGA
- the panB gene encoding 3-methyl-2-oxobutanoate hydroxymethyltransferase yields MSAAVQQKRMTPRAIAALKGERPIVSLTAYTTPIARLLDQHCDLLLVGDSLGMVLYGMDSTLAVTLEMMIAHGQAVMRGTRNACIIVDMPFGSYQESKEQAFRNAARIMAETGCDGVKLEGGAEMAETVAFLVQRGIPVFGHIGLMPQQVNTVGGFRSLGRNDDEAARIRRDAKAITDAGAFALVIEGTLEPLAREITAALAIPTIGIGASAGCDGQILVSDDMLGLFEDFTPRFVKRFAHLAPQISDAASAYAQEVHARTFPGPEHVFAPKPKN; encoded by the coding sequence ATGAGTGCTGCGGTTCAACAAAAGCGGATGACGCCAAGGGCTATTGCTGCCCTCAAGGGCGAGCGCCCGATTGTCAGCCTGACTGCCTACACCACGCCGATTGCGCGGCTGCTTGATCAGCATTGCGACCTGCTGCTGGTGGGCGATTCGCTCGGCATGGTGCTTTATGGCATGGATTCGACCCTTGCCGTCACGCTTGAGATGATGATCGCCCACGGACAGGCGGTGATGCGCGGTACGCGCAATGCCTGCATCATCGTTGATATGCCGTTTGGTTCTTATCAGGAATCCAAGGAACAGGCGTTTCGCAATGCGGCGCGCATCATGGCCGAGACCGGCTGCGATGGCGTGAAGCTAGAAGGCGGTGCGGAAATGGCCGAGACTGTGGCGTTTCTCGTTCAGCGCGGCATTCCTGTATTTGGTCATATCGGTCTGATGCCGCAACAGGTCAATACGGTTGGCGGGTTTCGTTCGCTTGGCCGTAATGATGACGAAGCTGCACGCATCCGCCGCGATGCAAAGGCGATCACGGATGCAGGCGCGTTTGCACTGGTGATCGAAGGCACGCTGGAACCGCTCGCGCGCGAAATCACTGCAGCCCTTGCCATCCCCACGATCGGTATCGGCGCGTCAGCTGGTTGTGACGGGCAGATATTGGTATCGGACGACATGTTGGGGCTGTTCGAGGATTTCACACCGCGTTTCGTCAAACGCTTTGCGCATCTTGCGCCCCAGATTTCCGATGCGGCGAGTGCCTATGCGCAAGAGGTTCACGCACGGACATTTCCGGGGCCGGAACATGTGTTTGCGCCAAAACCAAAAAATTAG
- the nadA gene encoding quinolinate synthase NadA, translating to MNEHVSLSGLYDRVSSVMPRAQWLGFEDDVAAILRLKEERNAVILAHNYQTPEIFHCVADIVGDSLALARKAAEVDVDVIVLAGVHFMAETAKLLNPGKTVLIPDMAAGCSLADSITPEDIALLRQAHPGVPIITYVNTSAAVKAASDICCTSGNAKKVVESLGVPRVLMIPDEYLAQNIARETDVEILAWHGHCEVHERFTPDDIRELRDAHPGVIVLAHPECPPEVVEVADFAGSTAHMSDYVGAKKPQRVVLLTECSMSDNVAVDHPDVEFIRPCNLCPHMKRITLANIREALEQNRHAVTIDPAIMEPARRAVERMLAI from the coding sequence ATGAACGAGCATGTCAGCCTATCGGGGCTCTATGACCGGGTGTCGAGCGTTATGCCGCGCGCGCAATGGCTGGGTTTCGAGGATGACGTTGCGGCGATCCTGCGTCTCAAGGAAGAGCGCAATGCCGTCATTCTGGCGCACAATTACCAGACCCCGGAAATCTTTCATTGTGTGGCTGATATTGTGGGCGACAGTCTGGCGCTGGCGCGAAAGGCAGCGGAAGTCGATGTCGACGTGATCGTGCTTGCTGGCGTGCATTTTATGGCCGAGACGGCCAAGCTGCTCAACCCCGGCAAGACCGTGCTGATCCCCGATATGGCGGCGGGCTGCTCCTTGGCGGATTCGATCACGCCCGAGGATATCGCGCTTTTGCGGCAAGCGCATCCGGGTGTGCCGATCATCACCTATGTCAACACATCGGCGGCAGTGAAGGCGGCATCCGACATCTGCTGCACCTCCGGCAATGCGAAGAAAGTGGTGGAATCGCTTGGCGTGCCGCGTGTGCTGATGATCCCGGACGAGTATCTTGCGCAAAATATTGCGCGTGAAACCGATGTCGAAATCCTCGCATGGCACGGACACTGCGAAGTCCATGAGCGCTTTACGCCCGATGATATTCGCGAATTGCGCGATGCGCATCCAGGCGTCATTGTTCTGGCGCATCCTGAATGCCCGCCGGAGGTGGTCGAAGTTGCCGATTTCGCCGGTTCAACGGCGCATATGTCGGACTATGTCGGCGCAAAAAAGCCGCAGCGCGTCGTGTTGCTTACCGAATGTTCGATGAGCGACAATGTGGCTGTTGATCATCCCGATGTGGAATTCATCCGGCCCTGCAATCTCTGCCCGCATATGAAGCGCATCACCCTTGCCAATATTCGTGAGGCGCTGGAGCAAAACCGCCATGCGGTGACAATTGACCCAGCAATCATGGAACCTGCGCGTCGTGCCGTCGAGCGGATGCTGGCCATATGA
- a CDS encoding L-aspartate oxidase: MSDRPVLIIGSGVAGLMTALTLAPQPVQLVTAGTLGQSGSSALAQGGIAASLGFQDSPAQHLSDTLMAGDGLCDRGVAADIIGASPEIIAALESHGVHFDRKADGSYALGLEAAHGRHRIVHVDGDATGAGIMRVLTQKVWAAPSITVMENTLAVDLVKQDGHVVGAWLEAVGFFTARAVVLATGGMGGLYAATTTPPGNLGQGAALAGRAGAVLADMEFMQFHPTALAVDLPRLPLISEAVRGEGAILVNQHGQRFMADVAGQELAPRDVVARAIGAEIAQGNRVFLDARAALGKNFTKRFPAIDHLCKAHGFDPAHDMIPVRPAAHYHMGGVRADAYGRTSLPGLWAVGEAAATGLHGANRLASNSLLEAAFMGLRAARMIAGEGAVTAPLRGFGFRPRTANLALIRSVVSRHLGLLRDAESLRLAISTLLASANNDDAAAVALVAAVAAFERCETRGAHARIDYPQKNATALRSHLTIETAFAKACDIAACERLSRSA; the protein is encoded by the coding sequence ATGAGCGACAGGCCGGTTCTCATCATCGGCAGCGGTGTTGCCGGACTGATGACGGCGCTCACCCTTGCGCCGCAGCCTGTCCAGCTGGTCACGGCAGGGACTCTCGGTCAGTCTGGTTCCAGCGCATTGGCGCAAGGTGGCATCGCCGCAAGTCTTGGGTTCCAAGATAGTCCGGCACAGCATCTTTCAGACACGCTTATGGCTGGTGACGGGCTTTGCGACAGGGGTGTGGCCGCAGACATTATCGGCGCATCGCCTGAGATCATTGCGGCGCTCGAAAGCCATGGCGTGCATTTCGACCGTAAGGCGGACGGCTCCTATGCGCTGGGTCTTGAAGCAGCCCATGGTCGTCATCGCATCGTTCATGTCGATGGCGATGCGACGGGTGCGGGCATCATGCGGGTACTTACACAAAAAGTATGGGCGGCGCCTAGCATTACGGTGATGGAAAACACCCTTGCCGTTGATCTCGTCAAACAGGACGGTCATGTGGTTGGCGCATGGTTGGAGGCAGTTGGATTTTTTACAGCCCGTGCCGTTGTGCTGGCGACAGGTGGCATGGGCGGACTTTATGCGGCGACAACCACGCCGCCCGGCAATCTGGGGCAGGGGGCCGCACTGGCCGGACGTGCGGGTGCAGTGCTTGCCGATATGGAGTTCATGCAGTTTCACCCGACCGCTTTGGCGGTCGATCTGCCGCGCCTGCCGCTGATCAGCGAAGCGGTGCGCGGCGAGGGCGCCATCCTCGTCAATCAGCACGGCCAACGTTTCATGGCCGATGTTGCGGGACAGGAGCTCGCGCCACGCGATGTTGTGGCACGCGCCATCGGCGCTGAAATTGCCCAAGGCAACAGAGTTTTTCTTGATGCGCGTGCAGCGCTCGGCAAGAACTTTACAAAGCGCTTTCCGGCAATCGATCATTTGTGCAAGGCGCATGGTTTTGATCCCGCCCATGACATGATCCCCGTGCGACCCGCCGCGCATTATCATATGGGCGGGGTCAGGGCGGATGCGTATGGCCGCACCAGTCTGCCTGGTCTCTGGGCGGTGGGCGAAGCAGCCGCAACCGGGCTGCATGGCGCAAACCGCCTTGCCAGCAATTCACTGCTCGAAGCAGCTTTCATGGGGCTTCGTGCCGCTCGCATGATTGCAGGAGAAGGCGCGGTCACCGCGCCGCTTCGTGGCTTTGGTTTTCGGCCACGCACTGCCAATTTGGCACTCATCCGCAGCGTGGTTTCCCGCCACCTTGGGCTTTTGCGCGATGCGGAAAGCTTGCGCTTGGCAATTTCCACGCTTCTGGCTTCGGCCAACAATGACGATGCCGCAGCTGTGGCGCTTGTGGCAGCCGTTGCAGCATTCGAGCGGTGCGAAACGCGCGGTGCCCATGCGCGGATTGACTATCCGCAGAAAAATGCCACGGCCCTGCGCAGTCACCTCACAATTGAAACCGCTTTCGCAAAGGCATGTGACATTGCTGCTTGCGAACGCCTGTCACGGAGCGCCTGA
- the nadC gene encoding carboxylating nicotinate-nucleotide diphosphorylase, with product MNLPRLSPLVIEPLVRATILEDLGLAGDITSHAVVPEGHRSAMLFTLREPGVVAGLDVAESAFRQVDPDLRFERVARDGAMLEAGAVIARVAGASRSILAGERTALNFLGLLSGVATATAGLVEAVKGTKASIVCTRKTVPGLRALQKYAVRAGGGMNHRFALYDAVLIKDNHIAVAGSVRKAITQAKTNAGHMVKIEVEVDTFEQLREALEVGVDVVLLDNMSPERLREAVAIIDGRAIAEASGGITPQTVAEVAKSGVDLISVGWITHSAPNLDIGLDFEF from the coding sequence ATGAACCTGCCTCGCCTTTCTCCGCTTGTTATCGAACCTCTAGTCCGGGCGACGATTCTTGAAGATCTGGGTCTTGCGGGCGATATCACCAGCCATGCGGTGGTGCCGGAGGGTCATCGCTCGGCCATGCTGTTCACCTTGCGTGAGCCGGGTGTGGTTGCAGGCCTTGATGTCGCAGAAAGCGCCTTCCGGCAGGTTGATCCTGATCTGCGCTTTGAACGCGTTGCGCGCGATGGCGCAATGCTGGAGGCGGGCGCGGTGATTGCGCGTGTTGCAGGGGCTTCGCGGTCCATTCTGGCGGGCGAACGCACGGCGCTTAATTTTCTCGGGCTTTTGTCAGGCGTTGCCACTGCCACTGCCGGACTGGTCGAGGCCGTCAAAGGCACAAAGGCTTCGATCGTTTGCACGCGCAAGACCGTGCCGGGCCTGCGTGCCTTGCAAAAATATGCAGTGAGGGCAGGCGGCGGCATGAACCATCGCTTTGCGCTTTATGATGCGGTGCTGATCAAGGATAATCATATTGCGGTTGCAGGCAGTGTGCGCAAAGCCATCACGCAGGCAAAAACCAATGCCGGGCATATGGTGAAAATCGAGGTAGAAGTTGACACATTTGAGCAATTGCGTGAGGCACTGGAGGTGGGCGTCGATGTAGTGCTTCTAGATAATATGTCGCCAGAGCGTCTGCGCGAGGCCGTTGCCATCATCGATGGTCGCGCCATTGCGGAGGCATCCGGCGGCATCACGCCACAAACGGTGGCAGAAGTTGCTAAAAGCGGGGTTGACCTTATTTCAGTGGGCTGGATCACCCACAGCGCACCCAATCTCGATATCGGACTGGATTTTGAGTTTTGA
- a CDS encoding ferredoxin--NADP reductase, which produces MSSNFYEETILDVHHWTDRLFSFRATRDQGFRFQSGQFVMIGLEVNGKPLLRAYSVASSVYDDQLEFFSIKVQDGPLTSRLQHLKVGDKLIVGKKPVGTLLYDNLIPGDSLWLLATGTGLAPFLSIIRDIEAYERYKKIILVHGVREVNELAYADLITKELPEDEFLGEMVREKLVYYPTVTREEFRNKGRVTDLVTSGKIFEDLGLPKFNKEADRMMLCGSPEMLADMRQILEGLGLEEGSQSQAGEFVIEKAFVEK; this is translated from the coding sequence ATGAGCAGCAATTTCTACGAGGAAACCATTCTGGACGTTCACCACTGGACCGACAGGCTGTTTTCATTCCGCGCCACGCGTGATCAGGGTTTTCGCTTCCAGAGCGGCCAGTTCGTCATGATCGGGCTGGAAGTCAACGGCAAGCCGCTTCTGCGTGCCTATTCGGTGGCTTCCAGCGTCTATGACGACCAGCTCGAGTTCTTCTCGATCAAGGTGCAGGACGGACCGCTGACCTCACGCCTCCAGCATCTCAAAGTCGGCGACAAGCTCATTGTCGGCAAGAAGCCGGTCGGAACGCTTCTCTATGATAATCTCATTCCCGGCGACAGTCTGTGGCTGCTTGCCACCGGCACCGGCTTGGCACCCTTCCTGTCGATCATCCGCGATATCGAGGCCTATGAGCGCTACAAGAAGATCATCCTCGTGCATGGTGTGCGCGAAGTGAACGAGCTTGCCTATGCCGATCTCATCACCAAGGAACTGCCGGAAGACGAGTTCCTGGGTGAGATGGTACGCGAAAAACTTGTTTATTATCCGACGGTGACGCGTGAGGAATTCCGCAACAAGGGCCGTGTCACCGATCTCGTCACCTCGGGCAAGATTTTCGAGGATCTCGGCTTGCCGAAATTCAACAAGGAAGCCGACCGCATGATGCTATGCGGTAGCCCCGAAATGCTGGCCGACATGCGCCAGATTCTCGAAGGCCTCGGCCTTGAAGAAGGCAGTCAGAGCCAGGCCGGTGAATTCGTTATCGAAAAGGCATTTGTCGAGAAGTAA
- a CDS encoding MFS transporter — protein MQNDIPTTTATAGWGELFAGKNAIRSLTLVGGVALHAINVFIATTILPTVVADIGGMDYYAWNTALFVAASILGSALVPKLLSQMGPRNAYLLAAIIFATGTLICGLAPSMPVMLGGRTVQGLGGGMMLALSYAMIRIVFPEALWPRAIALVSGMWGVATLVGPAIGGIFAELGVWRAAFWSLVPVIGIFAIMATLILPKSAGETETKDRLAWPQLILLTAAVLIVSAASLSSAPIWNIAGLLLAFAVLLLLFLVEQRASQRILPAGSFNIRRLGALYLTMSFLGASVTSSEVFTPLFFQVLHNQSPLVAGYLAAIMGAGWTLGSISASGVTAARVNRIIIAAPIMGIVGMTTLAMLVPMGSAGHWSDLLPICLAMVLVGLGVGMTWPHLLTRIFKRADKADQNLASASLTTVQLFTTAMGAASAGMVANLAGLSNPGGFAGTANAALWLFIVFAAMSTIALISAIALIRSAR, from the coding sequence ATGCAGAATGATATTCCGACCACGACTGCGACAGCAGGCTGGGGAGAATTGTTTGCGGGCAAAAACGCAATCCGCTCGTTAACGCTGGTGGGCGGCGTCGCCCTTCACGCCATCAATGTTTTCATTGCAACGACCATATTACCGACCGTTGTCGCCGATATTGGTGGCATGGATTATTACGCCTGGAACACGGCGCTTTTTGTGGCCGCCTCCATCCTCGGCTCGGCGCTGGTGCCAAAGCTTCTTTCGCAAATGGGTCCGCGCAATGCCTATCTGCTGGCGGCCATCATCTTTGCCACAGGGACGCTGATATGCGGGCTGGCACCATCCATGCCTGTCATGCTTGGCGGGCGCACAGTTCAGGGATTGGGCGGCGGCATGATGCTGGCGCTTTCTTATGCGATGATCCGCATTGTCTTTCCCGAGGCGCTGTGGCCGCGTGCCATTGCACTCGTCTCGGGCATGTGGGGTGTTGCCACACTGGTGGGTCCGGCCATCGGTGGCATTTTTGCCGAACTCGGTGTATGGCGCGCCGCCTTCTGGTCGCTGGTGCCAGTGATCGGCATTTTCGCGATCATGGCCACTCTCATCCTGCCCAAAAGCGCGGGCGAAACGGAAACCAAAGACCGGCTGGCATGGCCGCAACTCATTCTCTTGACCGCTGCCGTGCTTATCGTTTCAGCAGCCAGTCTTTCTTCCGCGCCCATATGGAACATTGCAGGCTTACTTCTGGCTTTCGCGGTGCTGCTGCTGCTTTTCCTTGTTGAACAGCGAGCCTCACAGCGCATTCTGCCTGCCGGGTCATTCAACATCCGCCGCCTTGGCGCCCTCTATCTCACGATGAGTTTTCTTGGCGCGTCTGTCACCAGTTCCGAAGTTTTCACACCGTTGTTCTTTCAGGTTCTGCACAACCAGTCGCCGCTGGTGGCAGGCTATCTTGCTGCGATCATGGGTGCGGGCTGGACACTCGGCTCCATCAGTGCGTCGGGGGTGACGGCTGCACGTGTCAATCGCATCATAATTGCTGCCCCCATCATGGGCATTGTCGGCATGACCACCCTTGCCATGCTGGTGCCAATGGGAAGTGCTGGCCATTGGAGCGATCTTTTGCCGATATGTCTTGCCATGGTGCTGGTAGGCCTTGGCGTCGGCATGACATGGCCGCATCTTCTGACCCGCATTTTTAAACGCGCCGACAAAGCCGACCAGAATCTGGCCTCGGCTTCACTCACCACCGTGCAGCTTTTCACCACGGCCATGGGGGCCGCGTCAGCGGGCATGGTGGCCAATCTTGCGGGTTTAAGCAATCCCGGCGGTTTTGCCGGTACGGCCAATGCCGCACTCTGGCTATTCATCGTTTTCGCCGCCATGTCGACGATTGCGCTCATTTCTGCAATCGCCCTCATCAGAAGCGCGCGCTGA
- the nspC gene encoding carboxynorspermidine decarboxylase — translation MIETPYYLIDKTKLKRNMEKIAYARETSGAKALLALKCFATWSVFDFMREYMDGTTSSSLNEVRLGHEKFGGETHAYSVAYADSEIDNVISHADKIIFNSISQLTRFADKASGIKCGLRLNPGVSTSSFDLADPARPFSRLGEWDVEKIETVMERISGFMIHNNCENADFGLFDQVLTDIEQKFGSLLTRVEWVSLGGGIHFTGDDYPLDDFCARLKAFSEKFGVQVYLEPGEASITKTTTLEVTVLDTLYNGKNLAIVDSSIEAHMLDLLIYRESAKMAPNDGEHRIMVCGKSCLAGDIFGEFNFEQELKVGDRLSFEDAAGYTMVKKNWFNGVKMPSIAVRELDGTIKLIRDFDYADFEAALS, via the coding sequence ATGATTGAGACGCCCTATTACCTGATCGACAAGACGAAGCTGAAGCGCAACATGGAAAAGATCGCCTATGCGCGCGAGACATCCGGCGCAAAAGCGCTGCTGGCGCTCAAATGTTTTGCCACATGGTCTGTGTTCGATTTCATGCGCGAATATATGGACGGCACCACATCATCATCGCTCAATGAGGTGCGACTGGGACACGAGAAATTCGGAGGCGAAACCCACGCCTATAGCGTTGCTTACGCGGATAGTGAAATCGACAATGTAATTTCGCATGCCGACAAGATCATCTTCAATTCCATCAGCCAGCTGACCCGCTTTGCCGACAAGGCGTCAGGTATCAAGTGCGGGCTTCGGCTTAATCCCGGTGTTTCGACATCGAGTTTCGATCTCGCCGATCCGGCGCGACCGTTCAGCCGGTTGGGCGAATGGGACGTGGAAAAGATCGAAACAGTCATGGAGCGGATTTCCGGTTTCATGATCCATAACAATTGTGAAAACGCCGATTTCGGCCTGTTCGATCAGGTCTTGACCGATATCGAACAAAAGTTCGGCAGCCTGCTCACCCGTGTGGAATGGGTGAGCCTCGGCGGCGGTATTCATTTTACCGGCGATGATTACCCGCTCGATGATTTTTGTGCGCGGCTGAAAGCCTTTTCGGAAAAATTCGGCGTACAGGTCTATCTGGAGCCAGGCGAAGCGTCGATCACCAAAACCACGACGCTGGAAGTCACCGTGCTCGACACGCTCTATAATGGCAAGAATCTTGCCATTGTCGACAGTTCCATCGAAGCCCATATGCTCGATTTGCTGATTTATCGCGAGAGCGCAAAGATGGCGCCGAATGATGGTGAGCATCGTATTATGGTCTGCGGCAAATCCTGCCTTGCCGGCGATATTTTTGGCGAATTCAATTTCGAACAAGAATTGAAAGTCGGCGACCGGCTCTCGTTTGAGGATGCGGCCGGTTATACGATGGTCAAGAAAAACTGGTTCAATGGCGTGAAAATGCCATCAATTGCCGTGCGTGAACTCGACGGCACGATCAAGCTTATCCGTGATTTTGATTATGCGGATTTTGAAGCGGCTCTTTCCTGA
- a CDS encoding saccharopine dehydrogenase family protein, with protein sequence MKKNILIIGAGGVAQVVAHKAAQNSDLLGDIHIASRTVEKCRKIIESVREKNSLKTEVKLEAHALDAMDVEATKALIQKTGVQIVINVGSAFLNMSVLRACIDTGVAYLDTAIHEDPKKICETPPWYGNYEWKHLEECREKGITAILGVGFDPGVVNAYARLAADDYLDEVKSIDIVDINAGSHGKWFATNFDPEINFREFTGTVYSWQNGQWQSNKMFEIGQTFDLPVVGPSKAYMTGHDEVHSLSKNYPHADVRFWMGFGDHYINVFTVLNNLGLLSEQPVKTAEGLEVVPLKVVKAVLPDPASLAPDYEGKTCIGDIVKGVKDGKESEVFIYNVADHKQAYEEVGSQGISYTAGVPPVAAAILIASGEWDAKCMVNVEELNPKPFLHILNQIGLPSRIKDEKGDRALDFS encoded by the coding sequence ATGAAGAAGAACATTCTCATTATCGGCGCCGGGGGCGTTGCACAGGTTGTCGCGCACAAAGCTGCGCAGAACTCTGACCTATTGGGTGATATCCATATTGCGTCCCGCACGGTTGAGAAATGCCGCAAGATTATCGAGAGCGTGCGCGAGAAGAACAGTCTCAAGACAGAGGTAAAACTCGAAGCGCATGCATTGGACGCCATGGATGTTGAGGCCACGAAGGCACTGATCCAAAAAACCGGCGTTCAGATCGTCATCAATGTCGGCTCGGCCTTCCTCAATATGTCGGTCTTAAGAGCCTGTATCGATACGGGCGTTGCCTATCTGGATACAGCGATCCACGAAGATCCAAAGAAGATCTGCGAGACGCCGCCATGGTACGGCAATTACGAATGGAAGCATCTCGAAGAGTGCAGAGAGAAGGGCATTACCGCCATTCTGGGCGTGGGCTTTGATCCGGGCGTGGTTAACGCCTATGCACGTCTGGCAGCCGATGATTATCTTGATGAGGTAAAATCCATCGATATCGTCGATATCAATGCTGGGAGCCACGGTAAGTGGTTTGCGACCAATTTCGACCCGGAAATCAATTTTCGCGAATTCACCGGCACCGTCTATTCCTGGCAAAACGGTCAATGGCAGTCGAACAAGATGTTCGAGATCGGCCAGACCTTTGACCTGCCGGTGGTGGGGCCCAGCAAGGCCTATATGACCGGCCATGACGAGGTGCATTCGCTTTCCAAGAATTACCCCCATGCCGATGTGCGTTTCTGGATGGGTTTTGGCGACCACTATATCAATGTCTTTACGGTGCTGAACAATCTCGGCCTTCTGTCCGAACAGCCCGTGAAGACAGCGGAAGGGCTGGAAGTCGTTCCGCTGAAAGTCGTCAAGGCTGTATTGCCGGATCCCGCTTCACTTGCACCCGATTACGAGGGCAAGACCTGCATTGGCGATATCGTCAAGGGGGTGAAGGACGGCAAGGAAAGCGAAGTCTTCATCTATAATGTCGCCGATCACAAGCAAGCCTATGAGGAAGTAGGAAGCCAAGGTATTTCCTATACCGCAGGTGTTCCGCCTGTCGCAGCCGCCATCCTGATCGCTTCCGGCGAATGGGATGCAAAGTGCATGGTCAATGTGGAGGAGCTCAACCCAAAACCGTTCCTGCATATCCTGAACCAGATCGGCCTGCCTTCGCGCATCAAGGATGAGAAGGGCGACCGGGCTCTCGATTTTTCGTGA